A window from Setaria italica strain Yugu1 chromosome VIII, Setaria_italica_v2.0, whole genome shotgun sequence encodes these proteins:
- the LOC101781297 gene encoding uncharacterized protein LOC101781297, with product MRPLDDKECYSYTTNGAAANGRPQRKNPAPSRPKPTPSKWDDAQKWLVGMSGGRADGVHGGTAKPRNSNGDDRRLLGSSSQNGRVSCSSVDGALEYSMVVTAPPTPPQLGEGDDAGETKKIDCMVQQHGLPVAVIRSVCLRDMGTEMTPIASKEPSRTATPLRASTPVARSPISSRSSTPARRRQEGPVGVATAVAGTTEPMAAGEVGVAGEEGPVDGQGHVPSANSLESRAVAWDEAERAKFTARYKREEVKIQAWENHEKRKAEMEMKKMQMKADQIKARAQEKLANRLAATRRIAEEKRANAEAKLNESAARTSEKANYIRRTGHLPSSFFKMPCLCG from the exons ATGCGGCCGTTGGACGACAAGGAGTGCTACAGCTACACCACCAACGGGGCGGCGGCCAACGGGCGGCCGCAGCGCAAGAATCCAGCGCCGTCCCGGCCCAAGCCGACGCCGTCCAAGTGGGACGACGCGCAGAAATGGCTCGTTGGCATGtccggcggccgcgccgacgGGGTCCACGGCGGCACGGCCAAGCCCAGGAACTCCAACGGAGACGACCGGCGCCTCCTCGGTTCGTCCTCGCAGAACGGCCGCGTGTCCTGCAGCAGCGTGGACGGTGCGCTGGAGTACAGCATGGTGGTGACGgcgcccccgacgccgccgcagctggGCGAGGGCGACGACGCTGGGGAGACCAAGAAGATCGACTGCATGGTGCAGCAGCACGGCTTGCCCGTGGCGGTCATCCGGTCCGTGTGCCTGCGGGACATGGGGACGGAGATGACGCCGATCGCCAGCAAGGAGCCGTCCAGGACAGCCACGCCCCTGCGTGCGTCCACGCCTGTCGCGCGGAGCCCAATATCGTCGAGGTCGTCCACCCCAGCGAGGAGACGCCAGGAAGGGCCCGTGGGCGTCGCCACCGCCGTTGCAGGGACGACCGAGCCGATGGCGGCAGGCGAGGTCGGTGTTGCCGGCGAGGAGGGCCCTGTGGACGGTCAGGGTCACGTGCCCAGCGCGAACTCGCTGGAATCCCGCGCGGTGGCCTGGGATGAGGCGGAACGGGCCAAGTTCACGGCGAG GTATAAGCGTGAAGAGGTAAAGATACAGGCCTGGGAGAACCATGAGAAGAGAAAGGCTGAGATGGAGATGAAGAAAATGCAG ATGAAGGCTGATCAGATCAAAGCACGGGCTCAAGAGAAGCTGGCGAACCGGCTGGCCGCGACGCGGCGGATAGCCGAGGAGAAGCGGGCAAATGCGGAGGCGAAGCTCAACGAAAGTGCGGCGAGGACGTCAGAGAAGGCCAACTATATCAGGAGGACAGGGCACCTACCGTCCTCTTTTTTCAAGATGCCTTGCTTGTGTGGCTGA